The proteins below are encoded in one region of Huiozyma naganishii CBS 8797 chromosome 7, complete genome:
- the SCC4 gene encoding cohesin-loading factor complex subunit SCC4 (similar to Saccharomyces cerevisiae SCC4 (YER147C); ancestral locus Anc_8.196), translating to MELYGVAVEYETLAFELAQEMLAEGSSEVSLVQYYRLIEMAVRTLVALKQRGTLSLEQDCDVTWRLARLLVNETWDLDLAETYLSSLRERIISNGRFIDNLNARLVCEYWLLYEIPLRRDDKFHCKIALRGCFALLEGLDTKSNMYSLFKFIAAALNLKMKKYRRAQLQLEELVLIIEEHDASRRDWYAFVLLRYVNLMLERRTPLTPATKQRLAALKCDEIGPQLYVWKLFLELTIQIYKDANITDELNKFKTFFQSYKTELKTADRYSIKFNEFISMQVQLSTISQYRDVKNVLLLMQSVSYLVNCYDPRANFSTKFLPKVKATTGQLIKTMADGAMPQSLSHWDTKSAWYNDILYYCDFYTMWEHMLLGSSIETQQPKDTKFWIYNELLNAINGQSGLSDCEGASDCLAKYSAVLAKGQSAKRSAPNEVKIICLLNQFTVLASQVSQNEGVQDGITQCGEKWAQIAELMRETDLEGNNVWDCTIAIVWIISHFEPFTWNPLPSTNEEKSVYMNKLNEYYSANKMVNMEHAVAGGERFQLKKSLLLQILLNYLGGRIIETETELITEISATCFKLARRHNMAAISYVVGLWHLMNCTISMKPKEVTYTTAKLEAIVREMKA from the coding sequence ATGGAGCTGTACGGCGTTGCAGTGGAGTATGAGACGTTGGCCTTTGAATTGGCCCAAGAGATGCTCGCAGAGGGGTCCTCTGAGGTTTCCCTAGTGCAGTACTACCGTTTGATTGAGATGGCCGTCAGGACGCTTGTCGCGTTGAAGCAGCGGGGCACACTGTCGTTGGAGCAGGACTGTGACGTGACGTGGCGGCTGGCGCGGCTTCTTGTGAACGAGACGTGGGACCTGGATCTTGCGGAGACGTACCTTTCGTCGCTTAGGGAGAGGATTATCAGCAATGGGAGGTTCATTGACAATTTGAACGCGAGGCTCGTATGCGAGTACTGGCTTCTGTATGAGATCCCATTGAGAAGAGACGACAAGTTCCACTGCAAAATTGCACTTAGAGGGTGTTTTGCGCTTCTCGAAGGGTTGGACACGAAATCGAACATGTACAGtctgttcaagttcattGCGGCGGCCCTCAATCTTaagatgaagaagtatAGGCGTGCccagttgcaactggaAGAACTGGTTTTAATTATTGAAGAGCATGACGCGTCGAGGAGGGATTGGTACGCGTTTGTGCTGCTGCGGTACGTCAATTTGATGCTGGAAAGACGAACTCCACTAACGCCAGCTACTAAACAGAGACTCGCAGCATTGAAATGCGACGAGATCGGCCCGCAATTATACGTTTGGAAACTTTTCTTGGAGTTGACAATCCAGATATACAAGGACGCCAATATAACGGACGAGctgaacaagttcaagaCGTTTTTCCAAAGTTACAAGACAGAGTTGAAGACGGCGGATCGATACTCCATCAAATTCAATGAGTTTATATCCATGCAAGTGCAACTGTCGACGATATCCCAGTACAGGGACGTGAAGAACGTTTTGCTACTGATGCAAAGTGTCAGCTACCTGGTGAACTGCTACGATCCAAGGGCGAACTTCTCGACAAAGTTCTTACCCAAGGTCAAAGCCACGACAGGGCAATTAATCAAAACAATGGCTGATGGTGCGATGCCACAATCACTGAGCCACTGGGACACGAAGTCCGCATGGTATAATGATATTTTGTACTACTGCGATTTTTACACCATGTGGGAACATATGTTGTTGGGATCGTCGATTGAAACGCAACAGCCCAAGGATACCAAGTTTTGGATTTACAACGAGTTGTTAAACGCTATTAATGGACAGTCAGGCTTAAGTGATTGCGAAGGTGCGAGCGATTGCCTTGCGAAATACAGCGCGGTTTTGGCAAAGGGACAAAGTGCAAAGAGATCTGCACCAAACGAGGTCAAGATCATTTGTCTCTTGAACCAGTTTACAGTGTTAGCATCTCAAGTGAGCCAAAACGAGGGAGTGCAGGATGGCATTACACAATGTGGTGAAAAATGGGCCCAAATAGCGGAGTTAATGAGGGAGACGGATTTGGAGGGCAACAATGTATGGGACTGTACCATCGCGATTGTCTGGATCATATCGCATTTCGAGCCGTTCACGTGGAACCCATTACCGAGTACGAACGAGGAGAAAAGCGTTTATATGAACAAGCTGAACGAGTACTACTCTGCGAACAAGATGGTTAACATGGAGCACGCGGTGGCCGGTGGTGAGCGGTTtcagttgaagaagagtcTACTGTTACAGATATTATTGAATTACCTGGGTGGGAGAATCATCGAGACTGAGACAGAATTGATCACAGAAATTTCAGCGACTTGTTTCAAGCTTGCACGGCGACACAATATGGCAGCCATAAGCTACGTTGTGGGGCTGTGGCATCTGATGAATTGCACCATTTCGATGAAACCGAAAGAGGTGACGTACACAACGGCCAAATTGGAGGCCATTGTGAGAGAGATGAAAGCCTGA
- the SPT15 gene encoding TATA-binding protein (similar to Saccharomyces cerevisiae SPT15 (YER148W); ancestral locus Anc_8.197), which translates to MSDQGRLEEFRNSNKIVFEPNTRQVWEGQTGGAGGDAAADVNGDFESKSKMEDGEEGAAVLRQDAADDDTDGASTSGIVPTLQNIVATVNLGCRLDLKTVALHARNAEYNPRRFAAVIMRIREPKTTALIFASGKMVVTGAKSEDDSKLASRKYARIIQKIGFAAKFTDFKIQNIVGSCDVKFPIRLEGLAFSHGTFSSYEPELFPGLIYRMVKPKIVLLIFVSGKIVLTGAKQREEIYQAFEAIYPVLSEFRKM; encoded by the coding sequence ATGTCTGATCAGGGGAGGTTAGAGGAGTTTCGGAATAGCAATAAGATTGTGTTCGAGCCGAACACGAGGCAGGTATGGGAGGGCCAGACTGGAGGTGCCGGCGGTGATGCTGCCGCAGATGTGAACGGCGACTTTGAGTCCAAGAGTAAAATGGAGGATGGGGAGGAGGGTGCGGCTGTGCTGCGGCAAGACGCAGCGGACGACGATACGGACGGTGCGTCGACTTCTGGGATTGTTCCAACGCTTCAGAATATAGTCGCAACTGTAAATCTCGGGTGCAGGCTGGACCTGAAGACGGTGGCGCTGCATGCGCGTAATGCAGAATACAATCCAAGGCGGTTTGCTGCCGTAATTATGCGTATCAGGGAACCCAAGACCACGGCACTGATTTTTGCATCCGGGAAGATGGTTGTGACGGGTGCCAAAAGTGAGGACGACTCCAAACTGGCGAGCAGAAAGTATGCGCGGATTATCCAGAAGATTGGGTTTGCTGCGAAATTCACAGATTTTAAGATACAGAATATCGTTGGGTCCTGTGACGTTAAATTTCCTATTCGTTTAGAAGGTTTGGCGTTCAGTCACGGTACTTTTTCGTCGTACGAACCAGAACTGTTCCCTGGGCTTATTTATAGAATGGTGAAGCCGAAGATCGTCCTGCTAATCTTCGTTTCAGGAAAGATTGTGCTCACGGGTGCGAAGCAAAGGGAGGAGATTTACCAGGCATTTGAGGCCATCTACCCTGTGCTCAGCGAGTTTAGGAAAATGTGA
- the PEA2 gene encoding Pea2p (similar to Saccharomyces cerevisiae PEA2 (YER149C); ancestral locus Anc_8.198): protein MMDIALLKRANPLLFTTERYDEYPTDPEELLQLLSSEANSDLSARERPFTELDQLDFLLYRDSVTGELDVHKKLACEYALYHAERIRRHRGGDHHGEKHVGFQDLKDSKTGSDEWFTRLVTLLSEISGDKMDLSQLEKTAVHQTRPGDASNRQGVARDQQDALHELTSYMLSSSIKNGIHIRPSDNVDDPVKFLKNGIESLIESASTANTNTNSTDERDATETKLAELTTAFKDLQLAHSFLTKQFENDHTDHMRDIEKLTRTNRELQEKLLNYHSNLSKIEKKLKDNEHELRHSRARDEVAGNHSIALDSPGKMASTPNLNHESMWGVHTADQNETLGATPGSPSLSIMKNEFKRLLTETQRKYEREIGQEREIRRQLEKELKSLQ, encoded by the coding sequence ATGATGGATATTGCACTGCTGAAGAGGGCAAACCCGCTGCTGTTTACCACGGAGAGGTACGATGAGTACCCGACGGACCCCGAAGAATTGCTCCAGTTGCTGAGCAGCGAGGCGAACAGCGACTTGTCCGCGAGGGAGAGGCCCTTCACGGAGTTGGACCAGCTGGATTTCTTGCTCTATAGGGATTCCGTCACGGGGGAGCTCGACGTGCACAAGAAGTTGGCCTGCGAGTACGCGTTGTACCATGCGGAACGTATTAGGAGGCATAGAGGGGGCGACCACCATGGCGAGAAACATGTGGGGTTCCAGGATTTAAAGGACAGCAAAACTGGGAGCGACGAGTGGTTCACGCGCTTGGTGACGCTGCTGAGTGAGATCAGCGGGGATAAAATGGACTTGTCGCAACTCGAGAAGACTGCGGTGCACCAAACGAGACCGGGGGACGCATCGAACAGACAAGGCGTCGCACGGGACCAGCAGGATGCCCTGCACGAGTTGACCTCATACATGCTCTCGAGCTCGATCAAAAATGGTATCCACATACGGCCCAGCGATAACGTCGACGATCCCgtcaagtttttgaagaacgggATCGAATCGCTTATCGAATCAGCGAGTACCGCGAATACGAACACGAACAGTACAGATGAGAGAGACGCCACAGAGACGAAGCTAGCGGAGCTGACCACCGCATTCAAGGACTTGCAATTGGCGCACAGTTTTTTGACCAAACAGTTCGAAAATGACCATACAGACCACATGAGAGATATCGAAAAattgacaagaacaaacAGGGAATTGCAGGAGAAACTTTTAAACTACCATTCTAACCTATCCAAGATCGAAAAGAAACTAAAGGATAACGAGCACGAGTTGAGACATTCGCGCGCAAGAGACGAAGTGGCAGGAAACCATAGTATTGCTCTCGATTCCCCCGGGAAAATGGCCAGCACGCCGAACCTGAATCACGAAAGTATGTGGGGGGTTCATACCGCAGATCAGAACGAGACGTTGGGCGCGACCCCGGGTTCACCGTCTCTTTCCATAATGAAGAACGAATTTAAAAGACTCCTAACGGAAACGCAACGCAAGTACGAAAGAGAAATCGGCCAAGAACGTGAAATCAGGAGGCAACTGGAGAAAGAATTAAAATCCCTGCAGTAA